In one Drosophila pseudoobscura strain MV-25-SWS-2005 chromosome X, UCI_Dpse_MV25, whole genome shotgun sequence genomic region, the following are encoded:
- the sws gene encoding neuropathy target esterase sws isoform X3, with product MDVLELLRVSGSNMYYSTFLADAWCYYISNQITMTMYLYCALGVLSMLFIGWFVYFKRLARLRLRHEIARSLSAVTMASGGDLRGPRFRKRDKMLFYGRRMLRKMKNVSGQMYSSGKGYKRRAVIRFARRILQLRRENMPLEVRTVEPPAEYLEETMEGSDRVPPDALYMLQSIRIFGHFEKPIFLRLCKHTQLLELMGGDYLFKITDPDDSVYIVQSGMINVYISNADGSTLSLKTVRKGESVTSLLSFIDVLSGNPSYYKTVTAKAIEKSVVIRLPMAAFQEVFKDSPDVMIRVIQVIMIRLQRVLFTALRNYLGLNAELVQNHMRFKGSSQGAGPSVYCSQTTRQATGSASATASAAAASGTAGSTHTAVPRPASSLSRYSQDEQHTLSDPNPGIPNLELSGDSVNTLFGEVNGGARLNSYPPLYHQRESDGNLSTRRGSITQQEQPEVGPVPSIDMRLVKSSAVDSLRKELGLPEQDAHIIDPFVEVREMEPNVTLITEGNADDVCVWFVMTGTLAVYQGNADATRIKQDKTDLLIHYVHPGEIVGGLAMLTGEASAYTIRSRNHSRVAFIRRAAIYQIMRQRPRIVLDLGNGVVRRLSPLVRQCDYALDWIFLESGRALYRQDESSDSTYIVLSGRMRSVITHPGGKKEIVGEYGKGDLVGIVEMITETSRTTTVMAVRDSELAKLPEGLFNAIKLRYPIVVTKLISFLSHRFLGSMQTRTTTGAPGAPVEANPVTHKYSTVALVPITDDVPLTPFTYELYHSLCAIGPVLRLTSDLARKQLGMNIFDASNEYRLTSWLAQQEDRNIITLYQCDNALSPWTQRCMRQADVVLIVGLGDHSHLVGKFEREIDRLALRTQKELVLLYPETASSKPANTLSWLNARPWVTKHHHVLCVKRIFTRKSQYRINDLYSRVLLSEPNMHSDFSRLARWLTGNSIGLVLGGGGARGAAHIGMLKAIQEAGIPIDMVGGVSIGALMGALWCSERNITTVTQKAREWSKKMTKWFLQLLDLTYPITSMFSGREFNKTIHETFGDVNIEDLWIPYFTLTTDITASCHRIHTNGSLWRYVRSSMSLSGYMPPLCDPKDGHLLLDGGYVNNLPADVMHNLGAAHIIAIDVGSQDDTDLTNYGDDLSGWWLLYKKWNPFTAPVKVPDLPDIQSRLAYVSCVRQLEEVKNSDYCEYIRPPIDKYKTLAFGSFDEIRDVGYVFGKNYFEGMAKAGRLGRFNQWFSKEPPKRGNHASLNEYTFIDLAQIVCRLPETYGLNPSDLFSEDEDCDGYISEPTTLNTDVRRYQVPRGGNSLSLSETEMDMDSDVEMDLKMERKMDKATQSTPPLQSKAQILRRKHSKEEARHEWEIKREQKQELAREQELERERELSQKGTTAGATGYTPNAVIATQTSLIFMDEEDEMDKKKTKDNDRDEVRGSAEDKGKEKEEDKENRSNTNNETKNYL from the exons ATGGATGTCCTGGAACTGTTGCGTGTGAGTGGTTCAAACATGTACTACAGCACATTCTTAGCGGATGCCTGGTGCTACTACATCTCCAATCAAATAACAATGACG ATGTACCTGTACTGCGCCCTTGGCGTGCTCAGCATGCTGTTCATCGGCTGGTTCGTGTACTTCAAGCGCCTGGCACGACTACGGCTGCGCCACGAGATCGCCCGGTCGCTGAGCGCGGTGACCATGGCCTCGGGCGGGGATCTGCGCGGCCCGCGCTTTCGCAAGCGCGACAAGATGCTCTTCTACGGTAGACGCATGCTGCGCAAGATGAAGAACGTCAGCGGGCAGATGTACAGCAGCGGCAAGGGCTACAAGCGGCGGGCGGTGATTCGGTTCGCCCGCCGCATCCTTCAGCTGCGTCGCGAAAACATGCCGCTGGAGGTGCGCACCGTTGAGCCGCCGGCGGAGTACCTGGAGGAGACCATGGAGGGCAGCGATCGAGTGCCCCCCGACGCCCTCTACATGCTGCAGAGCATCCGCATCTTTGGGCACTTCGAGAAGCCCATCTTCCTGCGGTTGTGCAAGCACAcccagctgctggagctgaTGGGCGGCGACTATCTGTTCAAGATCACCGACCCGGACGACAGTGTCTACATCGTGCAATCGGGCATGATCAATGTCTACATCTCGAATGCGGACGGCAGCACGCTCTCCCTGAAGACGGTGCGCAAGGGCGAGTCGGTGACCTCGCTGCTCAGCTTCATCGATGTGCTGTCCGGCAATCCCAGCTACTACAAGACGGTGACGGCCAAGGCCATAGAAAAATCGGTGGTCATTCGACTGCCCATGGCG GCCTTCCAGGAGGTGTTCAAGGACAGTCCGGATGTGATGATCCGTGTTATTCAGGTGATAATGATACGACTGCAGCGCGTTCTGTTTACGGCACTGCGCAACTACCTCGGCCTCAATGCGGAGCTCGTTCAGAATCACATGCGTTTCAAGGGCAGCAGTCAGGGGGCCGGGCCTTCCGTCTATTGCTCGCAGACAACGCGACAGGCCACTGGCTCAGCATCGGCTAcggcatcggcagcggcagccagcggTACAGCCGGTTCAACACACACGGCGGTACCAAGGCCAGCCAGCTCCCTGTCGCGTTACTCACAGGACGAGCAGCACACGCTGTCCGATCCGAATCCTGGCATTCCGAATCTAGAGCTGAGCGGGGACAGTGTGAACACACTATTCGGCGAGGTGAATGGCGGCGCTAGGCTCAATAGCTATCCACCGTTGTACCACCAGCGCGAATCCGACGGTAATCTGTCCACTCGTCGCGGCTCCATAACGCAACAGGAGCAGCCCGAGGTCGGGCCAGTGCCGTCGATAGACATGCGACTGGTCAAGTCTTCGGCGGTGGACAGTCTACGCAAGGAGCTGGGTCTGCCCGAACAGGATGCCCACATCATTGATCCGTTCGTGGAGGTGCGCGAAATGGAGCCGAATGTGACCCTCATCACCGAGGGCAATGCGGAcgatgtgtgcgtgtggttTGTGATGACCGGTACACTGGCCGTGTACCAGGGCAATGCGGATGCTACGCGCATCAAGCAGGATAAAACGGACTTGCTCATCCACTATGTACACCCCGGAGAGATAGTCGGTGGCCTGGCCATGCTTACGGGGGAGGCCAGCGCGTACACCATTCGCTCGCGGAATCACAGTCGCGTGGCATTCATCAGGCGTGCAGCTATATACCA GATCATGCGCCAGCGACCGCGCATTGTGCTGGACCTTGGCAATGGGGTAGTGCGGCGACTGTCGCCGCTGGTACGCCAATGCGACTACGCCCTGGACTGGATATTCCTGGAGTCCGGCCGGGCCCTGTACCGGCAGGACGAGAGCAGCGACAGCACCTATATCGTGCTCAGCGGCCGCATGCGCTCTGTGATCACACATCCCGGTGGCAAGAAGGAGATCGTTGGCGAGTACGGCAAGGGCGATCTCGTGGGCATCGTTGAGATGATCACGGAGACGTCACGCACAACCACAGTGATGGCGGTGCGCGACTCGGAGTTGGCCAAGCTCCCGGAGGGTCTCTTCAATGCCATCAAGCTGCGCTACCCGATTGTGGTGACCAAGCTGATCAGTTTCCTTAGCCATCGCTTTCTCGGCTCGATGCAGACGCGCACGACCACTGGAGCGCCCGGGGCACCCGTCGAGGCCAATCCCGTCACGCACAAATACTCCACGGTGGCCCTGGTGCCCATCACAGACGATGTGCCCCTGACGCCCTTCACCTACGAGCTCTACCACTCGCTGTGTGCCATCG GTCCTGTCCTGCGCCTGACCTCGGACTTGGCGCGCAAACAGCTGGGAATGAACATATTCGACGCATCGAACGAGTACAGGCTGACCTCGTGGCTGGCCCAGCAGGAGGACCGCAACATTATAACCCTCTATCAGTGCGACAATGCGCTGAGTCCCTGGACCCAGCGTTGTATGCGTCAGGCGGACGTCGTCCTCATTGTGGGCCTGGGCGACCACTCGCATTTGGTGGGGAAGTTTGAGCGCGAGATCGATCGTCTGGCATTGCGCACCCAGAAGGAACTGGTCCTACTCTACCCGGAGACGGCGTCCTCAAAGCCGGCCAACACGCTCAGCTGGCTGAACGCTCGTCCTTGGGTGACCAAGCACCACCATGTGCTGTGTGTGAAGCGCATCTTCACGCGCAAAAGCCAATACCGCATT AATGATCTCTACAGTCGTGTGCTGCTATCCGAGCCGAATATGCATTCCGATTTCTCGCGCCTGGCCCGCTGGCTGACGGGCAACTCGATTGGTCTGGTGTTGGGCGGTGGTGGGGCACGTGGCGCGGCCCATATTGGTATGCTTAAGGCCATCCAGGAGGCGGGCATACCCATCGACATGGTCGGGGGCGTCAGCATTGGTGCGTTGATGGGGGCCCTCTGGTGCTCGGAGCGGAACATTACCACGGTCACCCAGAAGGCGCGCGAGTGGTCGAAG AAAATGACCAAATGGTTCCTACAACTCTTGGATCTAACCTATCCCATCACATCGATGTTCTCTGGACGGGAGTTCAACAAGACCATACATGAAACCTTCGGGGATGTGAATATCGAGGATCTGTGGATACCATACTTCACCCTGACGACGGATATCACCGCCAGCTGCCATCGCATCCACACCAACG GATCTCTGTGGCGCTATGTACGCTCCTCCATGTCGCTTAGCGGCTACATGCCGCCCCTCTGCGACCCAAAAGATGGGCACCTTCTACTGGATGGCGGCTATGTAAATAACTTGCCAG CTGATGTGATGCACAATCTGGGCGCCGCTCACATAATCGCCATCGATGTGGGCTCGCAGGACGATACGGATCTGACCAACTACGGGGACGACCTAAGCGGCTGGTGGCTGCTCTACAAGAAGTGGAATCCGTTCACCGCACCCGTGAAGGTGCCCGATCTGCCGGACATTCAGTCGCGGCTCGCCTACGTCTCCTGCGTTCGACAGCTGGAG GAGGTAAAGAACTCTGATTACTGCGAATACATTCGACCGCCCATCGACAAGTACAAGACCCTGGCGTTTGGCAGCTTCGACGAGATCCGCGACGTGGGCTATGTGTTCGGCAAGAACTACTTTGAGGGCATGGCCAAGGCGGGTCGGTTGGGCAGGTTCAATCAGTGGTTCAGCAAGGAGCCGCCCAAGCGGGGCAACCACGCCTCGCTCAACGAGTACACATTCATCGATTTGGCGCAGATCGTGTGCCGGCTGCCGGAGACCTATGGCTTGAACCCGTCGGATCTCTTCAGCGAGGATGAAGACTGCGATGGCTACATATCGGAACCAACGACACTGAACACG GATGTCCGGCGCTATCAGGTACCTCGTGGCGGCAactcgttgtcgttgtctgAGACCGAAATGGACATGGACTCGGACGTGGAGATGGATTTGAAAATGGAGCGCAAAATGGACAAGGCTACACAGTCCACACCGCCACTACAGAGCAAAGCACAGATTCTACGGCGAAAGCATTCGAAGGAGGAGGCTAGACACGAATGGGAAATCAAGCGGGAGCAGAAACAGGAGTTGGCGCGCGAGCAGGAACTGGAGCGAGAAAGGGAACTCAGTCAGAAGGGTACCACTGCGGGGGCCACTGGCTATACCCCAAACGCAGTCATCGCCACACAAACCTCGCTGATATTCATGGATGAAGAGGACGAGATGGACAAGAAAAAGACTAAAGACAATGACAGGGATGAGGTTAGGGGTAGTGCAGAGGAtaagggaaaagaaaaggagGAGGACAAAGAGAACAGAAGCAACACGAATAACGAAACCAAAAACTATCTATAG